One part of the Oncorhynchus clarkii lewisi isolate Uvic-CL-2024 chromosome 7, UVic_Ocla_1.0, whole genome shotgun sequence genome encodes these proteins:
- the LOC139413677 gene encoding sodium- and chloride-dependent GABA transporter 2-like isoform X2: MAGPLLAGRHETLPGPMQVAQQRVNERGQWKNKFEFILTVAGAIVGLGNIWRFPYLCYKNGGGAFFIPYILYLVTCGIPLFILETALGQYTSQGGITCWRKICPLFEGMGYAAQVITIYGCMTYIVILVWAFLYLFSSFTADLPWANCNNAWNTDFCVTFGTKNASTNWTVPLLNVSSSVVEFWHRRVLRMSDGIESLGGIRWELALCLLLSWAICYFCIWKGVRSTGKAAYFTATFPYVMLAVLFVRGVTLPGAKDGIFYYLYPNVTRLADPQVWMDAGTQIFYSYAICLGYLTSLGSYNKYNNNCYKDSFYLCLLNSGTSFVSGFAIFSILGYMAGEQGVDISVVAESGPGLVFIVYPQAVSLLPCPQFWAICFFTMIILLGVDSQFVALESLMTSVTDFYPNLIRKGYRRELLLLLICCCCYLVGLIMITEGGLYIIQLFDHYVCSGATLLLLSICQSLSIGWIYGAERFCDNIEDMIGYRPSSLLKYCWLYITPTIGTYSPLKFNNTYVYPWWAYGLGWILAMSSLSLIPITMVYKLYQAKGTFWQRLQAVCRPAEDLPMMKKEMAGLYALDRVTEDEKTYNNNL; encoded by the exons ATGGCAGGTCCTCTCTTGGCAGGCAGGCATGAGACTCTCCCCGGGCCGATGCAGGTTGCCCAACAGAGGGTCAATGAACGAGGCCAGTGGAAGAACAAATTTGAGTTTATTCTAACTGTGGCTGGCGCAATTGTTGGACTTGGAAATATATGGAGATTTCCCTATCTTTGTTACAAGAACGGTGGGG GTGCGTTCTTCATCCCGTACATCTTGTACCTGGTGACCTGTGGCATCCCTCTGTTCATCCTGGAGACGGCCCTGGGACAGTACACCAGCCAGGGGGGCATCACCTGCTGGAGGAAAATCTGCCCGCTGTTTGAGG GAATGGGCTATGCCGCCCAGGTGATCACTATATATGGATGTATGACCTACATAGTGATTCTGGTGTGGGCTTTCCTCTACCTGTTCTCATCCTTCACTGCTGACCTGCCATGGGCTAACTGCAACAATGCTTGGAACACAG ATTTTTGTGTGACATTTGGCACCAAGAATGCCAGCACCAATTGGACTGTTCCACTCCTGAATGTGTCATCTTCCGTTGTGGAGTTTTGGCA CCGGCGAGTGCTGAGAATGTCAGATGGAATTGAGTCATTGGGAGGCATTAGATGGGAGCTGGCTCTGTGTCTTCTGCTGTCCTGGGCCATCTGCTACTTCTGTATCTGGAAAGGAGTTAGGTCTACAGGGAAG GCAGCCTACTTCACGGCCACCTTCCCCTATGTAATGCTAGCGGTGCTATTTGTCCGAGGAGTGACCCTTCCAGGAGCTAAAGATGGCATATTCTACTACTTGTATCCCAATGTTACACGCCTAGCTGATCCACAG GTTTGGATGGATGCAGGAACCCAGATATTCTATTCTTACGCCATATGCCTGGGCTACCTGACCTCTCTTGGAAGCTacaacaaatacaacaacaactgctACAA AGATTCCTTCTACCTGTGCTTGTTGAACAGTGGGACCAGCTTTGTGTCTGGTTTCGCCATTTTCTCCATACTGGGTTATATGGCTGGAGAACAGGGTGTGGACATCTCTGTGGTTGCTGAGTCAG GTCCTGGCCTGGTCTTCATAGTGTACCCTCAGGCAGTGTCCCTGCTCCCCTGCCCTCAGTTCTGGGCTATCTGCTTCTTCACCATGATCATCCTGTTGGGAGTTGATAGCCAG TTTGTCGCCCTTGAGAGTCTTATGACCTCGGTAACGGACTTCTATCCCAACCTCATCAGAAAGGGCTACCGGAGGGAGCTTCTGCTGCTGCtcatctgctgctgctgctacctgGTCGGTCTCATCATGATCACAGAG GGTGGCCTCTACATCATCCAGCTGTTTGATCATTATGTGTGCAGTGGTGCCACTCTGCTGCTCCTCTCCATATGCCAGTCACTCAGTATTGGATGGATATATG GTGCTGAACGCTTCTGTGACAACATTGAGGATATGATTGGCTACAGACCCTCCTCCCTGCTGAAGTACTGTTGGCTCTACATTACTCCAACTATTGGCACC TACAGCCCTCTGAAGTTCAACAACACCTATGTGTACCCGTGGtgggcctatgggctaggctggatcctggctatgtcctccctctctctcatccccatcACCATGGTCTACAAACTGTACCAGGCCAAAGGGACTTTCTGGCAG CGCCTCCAGGCAGTCTGTCGGCCAGCAGAAGACCTTCCTATGATGAAGAAGGAGATGGCAGGTCTCTATGCTCTGGACCGTGTTACTGAAGATGAGAAGACCTACAACAATAATCTATAG
- the LOC139413677 gene encoding sodium- and chloride-dependent GABA transporter 2-like isoform X1, which produces MAGPLLAGRHETLPGPMQVAQQRVNERGQWKNKFEFILTVAGAIVGLGNIWRFPYLCYKNGGGAFFIPYILYLVTCGIPLFILETALGQYTSQGGITCWRKICPLFEGMGYAAQVITIYGCMTYIVILVWAFLYLFSSFTADLPWANCNNAWNTDFCVTFGTKNASTNWTVPLLNVSSSVVEFWHRRVLRMSDGIESLGGIRWELALCLLLSWAICYFCIWKGVRSTGKAAYFTATFPYVMLAVLFVRGVTLPGAKDGIFYYLYPNVTRLADPQVWMDAGTQIFYSYAICLGYLTSLGSYNKYNNNCYKDSFYLCLLNSGTSFVSGFAIFSILGYMAGEQGVDISVVAESGPGLVFIVYPQAVSLLPCPQFWAICFFTMIILLGVDSQFVALESLMTSVTDFYPNLIRKGYRRELLLLLICCCCYLVGLIMITEGGLYIIQLFDHYVCSGATLLLLSICQSLSIGWIYGAERFCDNIEDMIGYRPSSLLKYCWLYITPTIGTVTFVFSLLKYSPLKFNNTYVYPWWAYGLGWILAMSSLSLIPITMVYKLYQAKGTFWQRLQAVCRPAEDLPMMKKEMAGLYALDRVTEDEKTYNNNL; this is translated from the exons ATGGCAGGTCCTCTCTTGGCAGGCAGGCATGAGACTCTCCCCGGGCCGATGCAGGTTGCCCAACAGAGGGTCAATGAACGAGGCCAGTGGAAGAACAAATTTGAGTTTATTCTAACTGTGGCTGGCGCAATTGTTGGACTTGGAAATATATGGAGATTTCCCTATCTTTGTTACAAGAACGGTGGGG GTGCGTTCTTCATCCCGTACATCTTGTACCTGGTGACCTGTGGCATCCCTCTGTTCATCCTGGAGACGGCCCTGGGACAGTACACCAGCCAGGGGGGCATCACCTGCTGGAGGAAAATCTGCCCGCTGTTTGAGG GAATGGGCTATGCCGCCCAGGTGATCACTATATATGGATGTATGACCTACATAGTGATTCTGGTGTGGGCTTTCCTCTACCTGTTCTCATCCTTCACTGCTGACCTGCCATGGGCTAACTGCAACAATGCTTGGAACACAG ATTTTTGTGTGACATTTGGCACCAAGAATGCCAGCACCAATTGGACTGTTCCACTCCTGAATGTGTCATCTTCCGTTGTGGAGTTTTGGCA CCGGCGAGTGCTGAGAATGTCAGATGGAATTGAGTCATTGGGAGGCATTAGATGGGAGCTGGCTCTGTGTCTTCTGCTGTCCTGGGCCATCTGCTACTTCTGTATCTGGAAAGGAGTTAGGTCTACAGGGAAG GCAGCCTACTTCACGGCCACCTTCCCCTATGTAATGCTAGCGGTGCTATTTGTCCGAGGAGTGACCCTTCCAGGAGCTAAAGATGGCATATTCTACTACTTGTATCCCAATGTTACACGCCTAGCTGATCCACAG GTTTGGATGGATGCAGGAACCCAGATATTCTATTCTTACGCCATATGCCTGGGCTACCTGACCTCTCTTGGAAGCTacaacaaatacaacaacaactgctACAA AGATTCCTTCTACCTGTGCTTGTTGAACAGTGGGACCAGCTTTGTGTCTGGTTTCGCCATTTTCTCCATACTGGGTTATATGGCTGGAGAACAGGGTGTGGACATCTCTGTGGTTGCTGAGTCAG GTCCTGGCCTGGTCTTCATAGTGTACCCTCAGGCAGTGTCCCTGCTCCCCTGCCCTCAGTTCTGGGCTATCTGCTTCTTCACCATGATCATCCTGTTGGGAGTTGATAGCCAG TTTGTCGCCCTTGAGAGTCTTATGACCTCGGTAACGGACTTCTATCCCAACCTCATCAGAAAGGGCTACCGGAGGGAGCTTCTGCTGCTGCtcatctgctgctgctgctacctgGTCGGTCTCATCATGATCACAGAG GGTGGCCTCTACATCATCCAGCTGTTTGATCATTATGTGTGCAGTGGTGCCACTCTGCTGCTCCTCTCCATATGCCAGTCACTCAGTATTGGATGGATATATG GTGCTGAACGCTTCTGTGACAACATTGAGGATATGATTGGCTACAGACCCTCCTCCCTGCTGAAGTACTGTTGGCTCTACATTACTCCAACTATTGGCACC GTAACCTTTGTATTCTCGCTGCTGAAGTACAGCCCTCTGAAGTTCAACAACACCTATGTGTACCCGTGGtgggcctatgggctaggctggatcctggctatgtcctccctctctctcatccccatcACCATGGTCTACAAACTGTACCAGGCCAAAGGGACTTTCTGGCAG CGCCTCCAGGCAGTCTGTCGGCCAGCAGAAGACCTTCCTATGATGAAGAAGGAGATGGCAGGTCTCTATGCTCTGGACCGTGTTACTGAAGATGAGAAGACCTACAACAATAATCTATAG